The Astyanax mexicanus isolate ESR-SI-001 chromosome 12, AstMex3_surface, whole genome shotgun sequence genome window below encodes:
- the qars1 gene encoding glutamine--tRNA ligase, with translation MADSVALFTSIGLSEQKAKETLKNEALSSALKDAVVQAQKLLRSTNIDKGTGTLLYSMASRLRDTRRLAFLTEHIAKRKITTDLQLSAALDYVKSHPQDPMDQKAFETACGVGVVVTPEQIEDAVELIIRKHKQQLLAERYRFNMGILMGEARAALKWADGKMVKNEVDMQVLHHLGPKTEADLEKKPKAAKPKAPEKEKEEEKQNNAVNGEVKMEGKTLMEQLRGEALKFHKPGENYKTEGYVVTPNTMNLLKQHLEITGGQVRTRFPPEPNGILHIGHAKAINFNFGYAKANNGICFLRYDDTNPEKEEEKYFTAIKDMVEWLGYTPYAITHASDNFQCLYELAVELIRRGHAYICHQRGEELKGHNAPPSPWRDRPIEESLVLFERMKNGMFAEGEATLRMKMVMEDGKMDPVAYRIKYTPHHRSGDAWCIYPTYDYTHCLCDSIEHITHSLCTKEFQARRSSYFWLCNALDVYCPVQWEYGRLNLTYTVVSKRKIIKLVETGTVRDWDDPRLFTLTALRRRGFPPQAINNFCARVGVTVAQTTMEPHLLEACVREVLNDTAPRIMAVLEPLKVTITNLPANAQTEVRIPDFPADETKGSHVVPFSKTIYIEQSDFREVMEKGYKRLTPDQSVGLRHAGYIISVQRVIKDGSGKVVELEVTCASSDSAEKPKAFIHWVSQPLKCEVRLYERLFLHKNPEDSAEVPGGFLSDINPNSLQVVESALVDRSVSKAKVFDKFQFERVGYFSVDPDSTADKMVFNRTVTLKEDPGKI, from the exons ATGGCAGATTCGGTGGCTCTTTTCACCTCAATTGGACTTAGTGAGCAGAAAGCTAAGGAGACGCTGAAGAATGAAGCCCTTAGTTCAGCTCTCAAGGACGCTGTTGTACAG GCTCAGAAGCTGCTGCGGTCCACAAATATCGACAAAGGCACAGGGACCCTGCTGTACAGTATGGCATCTCGGCTGCGAGACACCCGCCGTTTGGCCTTCTTGACTGAGCACATAGCCAAACGCAAGATCACCACAGACCTCCAGCTGTCAG CGGCGCTGGACTATGTGAAGAGCCACCCTCAGGACCCAATGGACCAGAAAGCCTTTGAAACTGCCTGTGGTGTCGGCGTAGTTGTCACACCGGAGCAGATTGAGGATGCT GTTGAACTAATCATTAGAAAGCACAAGCAGCAGCTGCTGGCAGAGAGATACCGCTTCAACATGGGGATCCTTATGG gtgaagccAGAGCTGCTCTGAAGTGGGCTGATGGGAAGATGGTGAAAAATGAAGTAGACATGCAG GTCTTGCATCACCTGGGGCCAAAAACGGAGGCAGACTTGGAGAAGAAACCCAAG GCAGCAAAACCCAAAGccccagaaaaagagaaggaagagGAGAAACAAAACAATGCTGTGAATG GTGAAGTCAAGATGGAAGGAAAGACTCTAATGGAGCAGCTGAGGGGAGAAGCCCTGAAGTTTCATAAGCCAG GTGAGAATTACAAGACTGAAGGTTATGTTGTAACACCCAACACCATGAACCTGCTGAAACAGCACCTGGAAATCACTGGTGGACAG GTCCGGACTCGGTTTCCTCCTGAGCCAAACGGCATTCTCCACATTGGCCATGCCAAAGCCATTAACTTCAACTTCGGTTATGCCAAG GCAAATAATGGAATCTGCTTCCTGCGGTATGATGATACAAATCCAGAGAAAGAAGAGGAGAAGTACTTCACTGCCATCAAGGACATGGTGGAGTGGCTGG GCTATACACCCTATGCTATTACTCACGCATCCGATAACTTTCAGTGTCTTTATGAACTTGCTGTGGAACTCATCCGTAG GGGTCATGCATACATATGTCACCAGCGCGGAGAGGAACTGAAGGGCCACAATGCTCCACCCTCCCCCTGGAGAGACCGACCAATTGAGGAGTCTCTGGTTCTGTTTGAGAGGATGAAGAATGGCATGTTCGCTGAGGGTGAAGCCACACTCAGGATGAAGATGGTAATGGAGGATGGCAAAATGGACCCGGTGGCTTACCGCATTAAATACACTCCTCACCACAGGAGTGGAGATGCCTG GTGTATCTATCCTACATATGACTACACCCACTGCCTGTGTGACTCCATCGAACACATCACACACTCGCTCTGCACCAAAGAGTTCCAGGCCAG GCGATCATCATATTTCTGGCTTTGTAATGCTCTGGATGTGTACTGCCCTGTGCAGTGGGAGTATGGCCGACTCAACCTCACTTACACAGTGGTCTCAAAGAGGAAGATCATCAAGCTGGTGGAGACAGGCACTGTCCG AGACTGGGACGACCCACGGCTCTTCACTCTGACTGCACTCAGGAGGCGTGGCTTCCCCCCTCAGGCCATCAACAACTTCTGTGCTCGT GTTGGTGTAACTGTTGCCCAAACGACCATGGAGCCCCACCTGTTGGAGGCGTGTGTGAGAGAGGTGCTTAATGACACTGCCCCGAGAATCATGGCGGTCCTGGAACCTCTCAAAGTCACCATCACCAATCTGCCTGCCAATGCACAG ACGGAAGTTCGTATTCCAGACTTCCCTGCTGATGAAACCAAAGGTAGCCATGTTGTTCCTTTCTCCAAAACCATCTACATCGAGCAGAGTGACTTCAGAGAG GTAATGGAGAAGGGTTATAAGCGTCTGACTCCTGATCAGTCAGTAGGCCTGAGGCATGCAGGCTACATCATCTCTGTGCAGCGTGTCATCAAG GATGGCAGTGGTAAGGTGGTGGAGCTGGAGGTGACCTGTGCCAGCTCGGACTCTGCTGAAAAACCAAAAGCCTTTATTCACTGGGTTAGCCAGCCGCTGAAGTGCGAAGTGCGCCTCTATGAACGGCT GTTCCTCCACAAAAACCCAGAGGACTCGGCTGAAGTGCCTGGTGGCTTCCTGAGTGACATCAACCCt AACTCCCTGCAAGTGGTTGAAAGTGCCTTAGTAGACCGCTCAGTGAGCAAGGCCAAAGTCTTTGATAAATTCCAGTTTGAGAGAGTGGGTTACTTCTCTGTGGATCCAGATAGCACAGCTGATAAG ATGGTCTTCAACAGGACGGTTACACTCAAGGAGGACCCAGGAAAGATCTGA